CTTTCGCTTCCACCTTTATGCCGGTTGGCGGCAAAAATGCTTTATACCCCTACGCTGAATTCCAGGGTTCTGACGGGGAAGCGCTCGCCATTCCCTTTTCATTCAATAAAAAGTTCATCGATACAGCAGGAGGCGGAAGACTGTTGGATTATTCCTATAGACCATTGGATGAAATAGGCTTGAACTCAATCAAGACCAAATCGGAGAATATCAACCTCACTGCCCGCATCAAATATAATTTCAAGCCCGGGCTTTCTGCAGAAATAAGATATGGAATAGACAAGCAGTCCACCTCTATTGAAACCATCAATGATGAGAAAAGCTATTACATGAGAGAAATGATCAACAGATGGACGCAGATCGATGGAGACCGTACTACTTATATTTTACCGAAAGGATCGAGGATTTCAGTACAAGACCAGAACGCGTTCAAGCACCAGTTCAGAGGACAATTGAGCTACAATAACAAATGGAATGGTCTGCATGAAGTTACTGCTTTCGTTGCTTCGGAAATTTCACAGAACAAAGGATCGGGAGCAACCTATTCTGCCTATGGTTATGACAGGGAATATAAAACCTTTACAAATGTAGATTATACAACCGCTTACCCTACGTTTGGAGGAATATATGGTAAATTCAAGATACCCGGTTTACAAAGTTTTAGCGGTAATAATAACAGAATGGTTTCCTTTCTCGGGAATGCTGCCTATACTTACGATGGTAAATATGTTTTCACGATTTCCGGAAGGAGAGATGCATCCAATGTATTGGGCGTTAAAACGAACGAAAAGTGGAAACCTCTATGGTCTTCGGGCCTTGCCTGGCAAATACATAAAGAAAAATTTTTCAATGCCGGCTGGGTCAATCTCCTGAAAGCACGAATTACATACGGTCATAGCGGAAATATTTTCCCGGGGAATGGCTATTATCCCATCATCAGCATTTTAAATGGCGCCTATTTTACCAATTATCCTTATGCCAACATTTCGACGCCGCCCAATCCCGAAATGAAATGGGAAGATACCAGGATGATCAATTATGGATTGGATTTCGCCCTGTTCAATAGCCGCCTCTCCGGCTCCATAGAATATTACGATAAGAAAAGTACCGATCTGATTGCTTTAAGTCAGTTGGACCCCAGCTCAGGACTGACGTCAATGAACAAAAATGTGGGTATACTCACAGGCAGCGGATGGGATATCATATTGAATTCAGTCAATATTCAGACAAAGGATTTTTCCTGGACAACAGCTTTCTCTCTATCCTATACAAAGAATCTTGTAAAGAAATTTTATGGAAGAACCTCCAACGGTTACAACCTGATCAATGGAGGGGAGAGTGCTAATATCATAGAGGGGTACCAGATGTACACGGTATTCAGTTTCAAATCAGCCGGTCTTGATCCTCTGACAGGCGATCCCAGAGGCTACGACCGCCAAACGGGAGAGATTAGTAAGAATTATGCAGAATTATTCAAAGACTCGGTGAAGGACCTGGTGGTGAATGGTCCTGGCATGCCGCCTTTTACCGGATTCCTGCGCAATGCTTTCAGGTATAAGAATTTTGATTTGTCGTTTAACCTGATGTATAAGTTCGGCGCCTGGTTTAAAGAAGAAATGTACAGGGGGTATGCTTTCGAAAATTGGGTGCATTTAGGAAATTATGAAGGCAGATGGCAGAAGCCCGGCGACGAAAAACACACTTATATTCCTTCCACCGTTTATCCGCTCAATAATAACAGAACAAGTTTTGCTGCATATACCACCGATTTCGTTCATAAAGCTGATTTTATTCGCTTATCAGATATCCGGATAGGATACAGTTTTGCCATAAAGACGGCCGCAAAGCCGGTGAGCCTGAATGTATTTGCAGGAGCGAGGGACCTGGGATTAATATGGAAAGCGAATAAAGTTGGTGTTGACCCTGATAATCTCTATTACAGAGCGGTGAGTTCAGCGAATATTGGATGTAACGTTACTTTCTAATTTTAAGAAGATCGATCATGAAATTGAGAATGATAAAATCATTATGTATGGCATCGCTGGCTACAGCCTTGTTTACTTTGCCATCCTGCCAGAAGTTTCTCGACAGCAAGCCCAGTTCTTCACAGGTAATACCTTCAAAGCTCAAAGACCTGAGAGCTATGATGGATAATAACGGCAAGATCAATAATCAGGGGGCAACGAGTGTGCTGGAACATTACAGCGATTATTTCAAAATGGATAAAGAGGATTTGGACAAGCTCACCTATACAACAAAGGAGTTTTACACTTTCGGCCAGGACTATTATACTGAACAATTTTTCCTGAACGGATGGACCTATAGTTTCACACCTGTTTATTATGCCAATACCGTATTGGACCTCTTGCCAAAAGTGAAGAACGATGATCCGGTTGAATGGAGAAGAATAAAAGGTGCGGCCCTTTTCGTAAGAGCCAACGCTTTTTTTCATTTATTGAAATGTTTTTCTCCCATATATATCAAGGGTGATGAAGCGGCCAATAAGAAACCTGGCATACCCCTCAGACTTGACCCGGATGTAAATGCGATCTCGAAAAGGTCTACTGTGAAAGAGGCATACGAACAGGTTGTTGCTGACCTTAAAGAAGCGATACAGCTCCTGCCTCCCAAGGAACAATATAACACAAGGCCGGATAAAGCCAGCGCATATGGTTCCCTTTCCCGTGTTTACCTGGTAATGCAGGAATTTGAACTGGCCGGAAAATATGCTGACTCATCGTTAAAGATCGACCACTCCCTGTTTGATTTCAACGAGCTGGATCTGAATGCGCAGCTGCCATTCGAAAACTACAATAAAGAAACTTTGTATTACTCCACAAGCACTTCTACAGACCTCTTCTACCCCACCAGGAATGGTTATATCGATAACAACCTGGTAGCCTCGTATGATGAGAACGATCTCAGGAAAGCTGCATTTTTCTTAATCGATAACAAAGGGCATTCACAATTCAAAGGAAGTTATACAGGGTCCTCCAGCGGGAGTTTTATGATCGGTGTTTGCGTGGATGAAATGTATTTGACATTGGCTGAATCACATGCAAGAGCCGGTAGAAAAGAGGATGCGATGACTGCGCTGAACACCCTGCTGGAAACCAGGTGGCGTACCGGGACCTTTGTTCCTCTTACTGCTGCAAATGCGCAGGATGCCCTCGAAATTGTACTGGCAGAACGAAAAAAATCCCTGATCTACAGGGGAGTCAGGGTGATGGACCAACGCAGGCTCAACCTGGAACCACAATTTGCAAAACCTGTAGTTCGTGTAATGGACCCCGGTGGAGAGAACCTGACCTATACACTTGCCCCCAATGATCTCCGGTATGTTTTCTTATTGCCACATGATGTAGTCCAGGTTACCGGAATGCCACAGCCCGAGCGGTAAATACAACAACATACACAGGGCATAGGATGCCCATCATAATCCATAGAAAATAATAGGCTATATATGGATTGGGCATCCTATGCCTGGTTGTGAAAACAAAACTCAACAGTTATGCGGTACTTTTTTGTGTCAATGTTTTTAGTGTGCATGCAAATTGCAATAGCTCAACCCGGTCAGTTGCCAGTTGATAAAAGTGTTTCCCAGGGCAGCTTAGCCAACGGATTCAATTATTTTATCAAGCCCTATAAAGGCGAGCCGGGAAGAGTTGCCATCTACCTCGTTTCCAAACTGGGCTCGATGGTGGAAACAAAAAACGAAAGTGGATACATGAGACTTTCAGCTCATCTTTCCCTGAACAACACCCAACACTTCAGCAAAGAAGATATTCAGTATCTATTTTTGAAAACCGGCTCTAAAGCCGATGGTTCTGATATTGTGTACAATGGTTACGATAAAACCATCTATAAGTTCCAGCTGGCCAGTTATACACCACTCGTGCGAAATACAATGGAGTGGTTGAGAGATGTGATCACTCCGTCAACGCCTGCAGCAAATTTGCTGCAGGCCCAACGCGACAGCACCATCAGGCTGATCAAAGAATCCACAACACTGTTCCCCCAACGTGTGATAGAACAATTAAGACCGATCCAACTGGGTTATTCAGAATTTGCTGAACATCCGCCGATTGGTAGCATGGCCGCTATGGAAAAATTGTCTGCTTCCGGATTGGAAATTTTTCAAAAAAAATGGCTGCGCCCCGATTTGCAGGCACTCATCATAGTTGGAGATATTGATGTAACAGAAATGAAAAAACAAATAGAAGCTGTTTTTTCTTCATTACCCGCAGCAGAAATTAATTCAGATAATACCAGTTTTTCCATAAATCTCAGTAAAACTCCCGGCTTTGTTGTAGTAACGGATACGGCAGTCCGGGAAACAACATTCACCCTGGCTGTACAATATCCGGAAACAGATGTGATCACTTCAGAGAGCCTGCGCAAAAAGTTTGTCCGGGATATATTTCAGCAGGCAATGAGCAATACCCTTACTACCCTTGCCACAAAGAACAAAGATATCAATGCTACTTTCCTGATCAGGAGAGCGGAACGCGGGCTCGACTTCGCCATGCTGAATATAGCAGCCAATGAAAATAATCTGGAAGATCATTTTCAAACTGTATACAAACAATTGGTGCAAATATCCCGCAATGGATTCCCGGACTCAGCCCTGGCTATCGCCAAAGCAAAAATGCTACAGGATGCAAACAAAATGTTTGCCGCCAGGGGCCGGCTCTATGCCCGCTATTATGCTGATCAGATCTGCAATAGATTTTTATACAAGATCCCCGACCTGCCTGTTGAATCGCTGTATGAGCAGCAACAACAACTAATTGCTTCCATCAATTCCAAAGACATCGGAAACTGTTTACAGGAATTCATTCATGGAGTGAAACACTGTTTTATTGTTGCTCCGCAACAGCACAGGAAGAAAATGCCGGCAAAATCAGATATCGATAACTGGATGGCAACAGCTTCAAAAAACAAATAACCATACATGTTATGATAAAGAAAAAGTATTTACTGATGATCGCCTGTTCATTGCTTTTCATTCAGCTACAGGCCCAGAGCGGATCCGTACCCTATAAAGTTCGTTACGGCACAAAAGACAGGGAGCTCCAGGACCTGATACAGCTGGAAAATATCGATTACCAGACGATCACATTTACCGGCAGTTCCCTGATTGGAAAACATTTCATTGTAACCGCGAAAGAGATCTGGAGTGGAGAAGTTACCACTACTTCAATTATCGCCAACTCCTTATCCCGGAAACCCATTGCAGACTCTGTTTTTGAAGTGCGAGTGATCTCGAAACTGGATGAGCAAAAAAATATCTCCATGCATTTTCATTTCCCCGATCTGATGGCGCGTAAGCAATTCAAGACCACGGGATCCGCCTTGTACAGCCTGCGGAATGTTTTGCTGGACAGCAAAAAGCCATTCGTAACAGGAAAGCGGCAATATTTCCTCGCCCATATACTTCCGATACCCGTACCTGGTTCACCGGACATGCTTTCCTATTGCAATGTGGACGACAGTGGAGAGGATGTGATGAACTGGGGAAAGAAACTGGGCATTCCACATTATATCGTTTTCGAGCTTGAAATTTTTTAACCGGCCATAAAAATTGTTTTGATGCAGCATCCAATTCTAAAGATTGAAAATTTATCGCATGCCTACTCTACCGCCTGGGCCATACGCGATATCAATATAGAAATAACGAAGAAAGGCATTTATGGTCTGCTTGGCTCCAATGGAGCCGGCAAATCAACAACCATGAATATCGTTTGCGGCGCTTTGAACCAGACCAAGGGGGAAGTATATATCCAGGGCGTCAATATCAGGAAGAATCCTATGGAGGCAAAAAGCCATATCGGTTTTCTTCCGCAATATGCTCCCCTGTACCTTGATCTTACTGTATCTGAATACCTGTTGTATACGGCAAGGCTGCGGGGGATCGATGGGAAGGCTGCCCATGAATCCGTTGATGAAGTAATGGAGAAGTGCGGAGTGGTGCATATGAAAGACCGCTTATTGAAAAATCTTTCCGGCGGATACCGTCAACGCGCAGGCATTGCACAATCGATCATTCATAAGCCAGCTCTCGTAATCCTCGATGAGCCTACCAATGGTCTCGATCCCGTTCAGATAGTTGAAGTGCGTAACCTGATCAAAGAAATTGCCGACGAACGGACCGTGATCCTTTCCTCACATATTTTATCAGAGATCCAATTGTTGTGTCAGGAGATCCTGATGATAGAGCAAGGTAAACTTGTGTTTTCCGATACGATGGATGCATTCAATAATTACGTGGCCCCGCAAAGTATGCTGGTGGAGTTCGAGAATGCGCCTTCTGCCGATGTACTGGCGGCAGTTAAAGGAGTGAACAGGGTAGAGAAATTGACGCCCCGCTCCTTCAGGATCTTTTATGATGGCAGCAAGTTGGTGAGTGAAACCATCATTACGGAAAGCGTCCGGAAAGAATGGAGGATGACGCAGCTTGCCATCGAAAAGAATTCAATCGATGAAATATTCAAACAATTAACCGGACACTCAGAAAAGAACTAATAATGAAACGCATATTATATGTAGCGAAGAATGAGCTGTATTCACTGTTCTATTCGCCTATCGCCTGGATATTGATGATCTTCTTCATGATTCTGACCAGCGCCGACTATATTGCCTCACTCGATGCCTACACCGGTATATACGAAAGAGGCGGCCCTGCTTTGATGGCATTACAGAATCTTACCGCTAAATTGCTTAGCTCCGGTAACGGTTTATTTGGCAGCGTTATCCGCAACCTGTATTTGTTCTTTCCATTGATCACGATGGGGCTGATCAGTCGTGAAGTGAATAATGGCACCATCAAGCTGCTGTATTCTTCCCCTGTCAGGATCAGGGAAATTGTTTTGGGTAAATACCTTGCCATATTATGCTTTACGCTTTGCCTGCTTTTTCTGGTGTGCCTGACCGTTATCAGTTTTGCTTTTAGTGTGGAGAATCCGGACTACGGAAATATTCTGGCTTCGCTTTTCGGATTGTTCCTGGTGTTGGCAACCTATGCCGCAATAGGCCTGTTCATTTCAGCTGTAACATCTTACCAGATCGTTGCAGCCATCATAACTTTTGGGGTTTTCGCCTTCCTGTCGAAAGTGGGAGAGCTCTGGCAGGATATCGATATCCTCAGGAATATCACCTACTATTTGAATTTCGGTGGAAAAGCAGGCCGCTTCCTGGTGGGGCTGATGAACCTGCGCGACTTTACCTATTTCCTCATTATTATAGTTAGCTTCCTCAGTTTTACCATCATCAAGATCAAGTCAGATACAGAATCCGTTTCCGGTTTCAGGAAAGCCATGCGTTATATTTCTGTAATAGCTATTGCATTTGTGGTGGGTTATATTACCAATAAGCCGCAGGTGAATATGTACTACGACGCCACCAGAGAAAAAATATTTACAATTCATCCCAACACACAGGAATTATTGAAGAAGATGGATGGGAAACTGGAGATAATATTGTACGGCAATTTACTGGGGCATTATTATCCTGTGCGACCTGCTGCACAATTATCAATTATCGCTATGTGGGAGCGGTATTTACGCTTCAAGCCCGATATCGATATCGATTTCAAATATTATTACAATCTCGACACTTCCAATTATCGGTTTAAGAATAAACCAGGCAGAACGCTTAAGCAAATTGCCGAAGAAGAAGCAAGGACATACAGAACCTCTTTAGCCCGCTTCATGAGTCCGGAAGAAGCAGGTAAGTTGGCAGATATTGTAGCAGAAGAGAACCGTTGCTTTTTCGTTCTTAAATATAATGGAAAGGAAACTATTGTAAGAACTTTCGATGATCCGGCATTCTGGCCGGGCGAAAGCGAAGTGGCTGCAGGCCTTAGTAGACTTGTAGCTGCAGACATGCCGAAAATCGGGTTCCTTTCAGATGAAATCGAACGCGGGCCTTTCTCGGATCGCCTAAGGGATTACAGGGTCATTGCCAATCAGCTTGGGAACAGGTACTCGTTGGTAAACCAGGGTTTCGATTTTGTAAATGTATCGCTGAAGAACAATGAAATTCCAACAGCACTTACCGCGCTTGTGATTGCAGATCCGCGCACGCCTTTCCCGGCAGAAAGCCTGGAGAAGATCAACAGGTATATCGATGAAGGCGGCAACCTCCTTATTGCCGGGGAGCCCGACAGGAAGGAGGTGATAAAACCTTTGTTCAACAAGCTGGGACTTACTTTTCGTGATGGTATGCTCATTCAGCCAACCGAAAAATATTCAAGTGATGTGGTATTCAGCTACATGACCGATACTGCTAAAAATTTCTCTCCGCAATTCAGGCGGCTCATGGATACAGACACCAAGTACAGGGGTGATTCCCTGCATCGCGTTGCGCTTGCAGGCGCTTCCGCCATAGAGTATACTGAACAATCCGGGTTTCATATAGACCCGCTGTTGATCACCGATAAGGATCTGAGCTGGAACCGGACTGCGCCCGTCAGCAATGACTCACTGCAATTGAATCTTACAAGAACTGCGGGTGATGAATCAGGAAGTTTCGTCACGGCAGTACGCATGAACAGAAAAGTAAATGGGAAAGACCAGCGCATCATCGTGAGTGGCGATGCTGATTACCTGGCTACGCCCCAATTGTCCGGAAGCAAACCTGCACGCTATAATTATCTCTATGGTACCTGGAGCTTCAGTTATTTCACGGAAGGTAAGTTTCCCGCGAACGTATATAGCGACGAAAGTATCGACAATAAATTCAAGATCACTGTTGATAGCATTCCTACGTTTAAGCTGATTTTTTATTGGATCATTCCCGCGATCATTGGTGTGATCTGTTCTGTGATCATCATCCGGCGCAAAAGAAAATAATACTATGAGCACATTCTTAAAAACAGATGAACAGACGATGAGTGATCTGGCTGTTTTCGCCAGGTCCGGTAAGGCTTCTATCTATGATCTGTATAATAAGACCATTACACAGGGGGCGGTGCTAAGTTGGACAGTATGTTCAGGCATCCCCTGTCTGATGAAAAGCTGATCAATGAAAAAGTGGAAATATTCAGGTTCTTCGGTTCACAGGAATTACATTTTCCTGTGGACTCGGAATCCATTGGCGGGATCGTTTATTATTTGCAGAATGAGGACGTGAGAAGCCAATTACAGCTTGGAGGACAATCTTTCGGGCAGCTGTTCAAAGACATAGTGGCTGCCGATTCATCGCAGGTTTTTGTGAATGATGGCGTGCAGGCGGTGTTACGGATGTTCTATAAACTGGGCCAGTTCACCAAACAATTAGCGCAGATAGTTAACGGTTCTGCTTATGCGCCCGCATTCAATAAACTGGAAGCAGCGATCAATGCAGCCGAATTTGCATTGGTCAGGCAGCACCTGAGTTCGAAATTTGAAATAAAACTGAATCAGGGCATACTGGCTGAATTGGATAAGCTCGTTCGTTTTGAACAGCGTGAAAAAATGCTTTCCATTCTTGATCTGCTATACGATCTCGATGTTTACATTTCTGTAGGACAGGTATCGCGTAAACGCGGATTCAATTTTGCGAAGGCAATGCCTAAGAACAGCGGCGTGCTTAATTATAAAAAAGTATATCACCCTCATGTGGAAGGGGCTGTTCCGAATGATATCTATTTGGATCGTGACAGCAATGTACTGTTCCTGACCGGGGCCAATATGGCGGGGAAATCGACACTGATGAAAAGTATCGGAGTGGCACTATACCTGGGACATATGGGCTTTCCTGTAGCCGCCGAAAATTTTGAGTTTGCAGTGCGCGACGGCATTTTTACCAGCATTAACCTGGCAGATAATTTAAGTATGGGCGCCAGTCATTATTACGCGGAGGTATTAAGGGTGAAGGAAGTGGCGTTGGAATTAAGTGAGGGCAAACAGTTATTTGTGATTTTCGATGAGATGTTCCGGGGCACCAATGTTAAAGATGCTTACGATGCCACGCTTGCCATCACCAGGTCTTTTTGTAAGAAAAGCGGTAGCCAGTTTATTATTTCCACCCATATTATGGAAGCAGGGGAATTGCTGCAGCAAGAAGCCTTATCGATAAAATACCAGTATCTGCCCACAGAAATGAAGGGGGCTGTGCCTGTGTACACCAGGGTATTGAAAGATGGGATCACTGCGGACAGGCAGGGCATGATCATTATTCAGAACGAAGGTATTCTTGAAATGCTGGATGCTGGTTTAAAAGAAAAGGAGGTTTAATTATGTCGTTTATAACAGATAAACAAACGCTGGCTGATTTGAACTTGCTGGGCAAATACAAGATTGGATCGATGTTCAATATTTTTAACAGGGTTAAGACAAGAGGAGGTGAATTGCTTTTGGAAGAGATGTTCAAGACTCCTTTGACCGATGCAGATGCAATCAATCATCGAACTAACTGTATCGCTTACCTGCAGCAGTTGAACCTGAAGCTGGAGATAGATCCTGAGCTTGCCGAAATGGCCTCGCAGTATCTCACCGAGCCCAGGCCCGGCAGCAGGGTATCCTGCGTGCTGGGCGCGTACAAAGGGAAGTTTCAGGAGATGATGTATAAGTCGCAAAAATATTATTTGCAGCAGCGGCGAATTTATGCAGTGCAGGAAGTGTTGGTATCGGCGAGTAAATTACTTGGCCAGCTGATCAGGAATGGCATACAGGACAATCCCTGTAAAGCGATGCAGGACAAGCTGGATAAGATCATCAATGCGCCGGCATTACGTCACTTGAAAGCGAAATATCCTTATACCGTTGGCCAGACCGCGGACTGCCAGTTCTTATTCCTGAATAAATTCCGGCAATCACTGGAAGAGTTATTACAGCTCTTGTATGAGTTTGATGTTTTCATTTCTGTGGCGCAGGTAGCGGCAGATAAAGGTTTTATTTATGCACAGGCGTTGGCCACGGATTCAAATGGTTTGATCAACGTTGACAATCTCCGGCATCCTTCTTTAAGCAATGCAAAAGGGAATACCATCACTTTAAGCAAGGAAGAAAACCTGCTTTTTCTGACCGGTGCTAATATGGCTGGTAAATCTACCTGGATGAAAACCCTGGGTGTGTCTTTTTACCTGGCGCATATGGGCTTTCCGGTTGCTGCAAACAAAATGAGTTTTATGGTAATGGAAGGCATATTCACCTCTATCAATGTGCCTGATGATCTCAGCCTGGGCTGGAGCCATTTTTATGCAGAAGTGATGCGTGTAAAAGAAGTGTCGAGACAGGTTAGTAATGGGAAAAAACTATTCATCCTGTTCGATGAGTTGTTTAAAGGCACCAATGTAAAGGATGCTTTTGATGCAACATTGGTGGTAACGCAGAAACTTGCCAGGTACAGATCCTGCATGTTCGTTATTTCAACTCATATTATTGAAGTGGGGGAAGCCCTGAAGGGAACGCTGAATATTCAATTCGGCTATATGCCAACGATCATGAAAGGCGCAGTGCCACATTATACCTATCAGTTGACTCAGGGCATAACAACCGACAGGCAGGGTATGATCATCCTGGAGAACGAAAAGATATTGGAATTGCTGGCATAAAAGAATTGATATGGAAAGATGAATACGGGTGGTTGCAAAAAGGTAACTGAGGTTCTGGTTGTTTCGAAACACTCGCTTACATT
This portion of the Pseudobacter ginsenosidimutans genome encodes:
- a CDS encoding MutS-related protein, with protein sequence MSFITDKQTLADLNLLGKYKIGSMFNIFNRVKTRGGELLLEEMFKTPLTDADAINHRTNCIAYLQQLNLKLEIDPELAEMASQYLTEPRPGSRVSCVLGAYKGKFQEMMYKSQKYYLQQRRIYAVQEVLVSASKLLGQLIRNGIQDNPCKAMQDKLDKIINAPALRHLKAKYPYTVGQTADCQFLFLNKFRQSLEELLQLLYEFDVFISVAQVAADKGFIYAQALATDSNGLINVDNLRHPSLSNAKGNTITLSKEENLLFLTGANMAGKSTWMKTLGVSFYLAHMGFPVAANKMSFMVMEGIFTSINVPDDLSLGWSHFYAEVMRVKEVSRQVSNGKKLFILFDELFKGTNVKDAFDATLVVTQKLARYRSCMFVISTHIIEVGEALKGTLNIQFGYMPTIMKGAVPHYTYQLTQGITTDRQGMIILENEKILELLA